Proteins encoded by one window of Pseudomonas sp. PSKL.D1:
- a CDS encoding homoserine dehydrogenase: MKPVKVGICGLGTVGGGTFNVLQRNAEEIARRAGRGIEVAQIAMRSQNPNCQITGTPITADVFDVATNPEIDIVIELIGGYTIARDLVLKAIENGKHVVTANKALIAVHGNEIFAKAREKGVIVAFEAAVAGGIPVIKAIREGLSANRINWLAGIINGTGNFILTEMREKGRAFPDVLAEAQALGYAEADPTFDVEGIDAAHKLTILASIAFGIPLQFEKAYTEGITQLTTADVNYAEALGYRIKHLGVARSTPAGIELRVHPTLIPADRLIANVNGVMNAVMVNGDAAGSTLYYGAGAGMEPTASSVVADLVDVVRAMTSDPENRVPHLAFQPDSLSAHPILPIEACESAYYLRIQAKDHPGVLAQVASILSERGINIESIMQKEAEEQDGLVPMILLTHGVVEQRINDAIVALEALQDVVGKVVRIRVEQLN, from the coding sequence GTGAAACCGGTCAAAGTAGGCATCTGTGGGTTGGGGACCGTCGGTGGCGGTACCTTCAATGTACTTCAGCGCAACGCCGAGGAGATTGCCCGCCGTGCCGGGCGCGGTATTGAAGTGGCACAGATTGCCATGCGCTCGCAGAACCCGAACTGCCAGATTACCGGTACCCCCATTACCGCTGATGTGTTCGACGTTGCGACCAACCCGGAAATCGACATTGTCATCGAGCTGATCGGTGGCTACACCATCGCCCGCGACCTGGTGCTCAAGGCCATCGAAAACGGCAAGCACGTGGTCACCGCCAACAAGGCGCTGATTGCCGTGCACGGCAACGAAATCTTCGCCAAGGCCCGCGAGAAGGGCGTAATCGTTGCCTTTGAAGCGGCCGTGGCCGGTGGCATCCCGGTGATCAAGGCGATCCGTGAAGGCCTGTCGGCCAACCGTATCAACTGGCTGGCCGGCATCATCAATGGCACCGGCAACTTCATCCTCACCGAAATGCGCGAGAAGGGCCGTGCCTTCCCGGACGTATTGGCCGAAGCCCAGGCACTGGGTTATGCCGAAGCCGACCCGACCTTCGACGTCGAAGGTATTGATGCTGCCCACAAGCTGACCATTCTGGCGTCCATCGCCTTTGGCATTCCGCTGCAGTTCGAAAAGGCCTACACCGAGGGCATCACCCAGCTGACCACCGCTGACGTGAATTACGCCGAAGCCCTGGGCTACCGCATCAAGCACCTGGGCGTTGCCCGCAGCACCCCTGCCGGCATCGAATTGCGCGTTCACCCGACGCTTATCCCGGCCGACCGCCTGATCGCCAACGTCAACGGCGTGATGAACGCAGTGATGGTCAACGGCGACGCCGCCGGTTCCACCTTGTATTACGGCGCTGGCGCCGGCATGGAGCCAACCGCATCGTCCGTGGTGGCCGACCTGGTTGACGTGGTTCGTGCCATGACCTCCGACCCGGAAAACCGCGTGCCACACCTGGCCTTCCAGCCGGACTCGCTGTCGGCCCACCCGATCCTGCCGATCGAAGCCTGCGAAAGCGCCTACTACCTGCGCATCCAGGCCAAGGACCACCCAGGTGTGCTGGCTCAGGTGGCAAGCATCCTGTCGGAGCGTGGCATCAACATCGAGTCGATCATGCAGAAGGAAGCCGAGGAACAGGATGGCCTGGTGCCGATGATCCTGCTGACCCACGGCGTGGTCGAACAGCGCATCAACGATGCCATCGTCGCCCTGGAAGCCCTGCAGGACGTGGTCGGCAAGGTCGTGCGCATCCGCGTCGAACAGCTCAATTAA
- the dsbC gene encoding bifunctional protein-disulfide isomerase/oxidoreductase DsbC produces MRVTQLFAAAALALASTFAVAAATDTNAGAEQAIRKSLQNLELEVPVESVASSPVSGLYEVKLQGGRVLYASADGQFVMQGYLYQIQDGKPVNLTEKAERIGVAKLINGIPAAEMVVYPAKGETKSHITVFTDTTCPYCHKLHAEVPELNRRGIEVRYVAFPRQGLGSSGDQQLQAVWCSSDRRAAMDKMVEGEEIKAAKCANPVSKQFQLGQSIGVNGTPAIVLENGQVIPGYQPAPQVAKLALAK; encoded by the coding sequence ATGCGCGTGACCCAGTTGTTCGCCGCCGCCGCGTTGGCGCTGGCCAGTACCTTTGCCGTTGCCGCGGCGACCGATACCAATGCCGGTGCCGAGCAGGCCATCCGCAAGTCGTTGCAGAACCTTGAGCTGGAAGTGCCCGTCGAAAGCGTGGCCAGCAGCCCGGTCAGCGGCCTGTATGAAGTCAAGTTGCAAGGCGGGCGCGTGCTGTACGCCAGTGCCGACGGGCAGTTCGTGATGCAGGGCTACTTGTACCAGATCCAGGACGGCAAGCCGGTCAACCTGACCGAAAAGGCCGAACGCATCGGTGTTGCCAAGCTCATCAACGGCATTCCGGCCGCCGAGATGGTGGTTTATCCTGCCAAGGGCGAGACCAAGTCGCACATCACCGTGTTCACCGACACCACCTGCCCGTACTGCCACAAACTGCACGCCGAAGTGCCTGAGCTGAACCGCCGCGGTATCGAAGTGCGCTATGTCGCCTTCCCGCGTCAGGGCCTGGGTTCGTCGGGTGACCAGCAGTTGCAGGCGGTGTGGTGCTCCAGCGACCGCCGCGCGGCGATGGACAAAATGGTCGAAGGTGAAGAAATCAAGGCCGCCAAGTGCGCCAACCCGGTCAGCAAACAGTTCCAGCTGGGCCAGTCGATCGGCGTCAACGGCACGCCAGCCATCGTGCTGGAAAACGGCCAGGTCATTCCGGGCTACCAGCCGGCACCGCAAGTCGCCAAGCTGGCACTTGCCAAGTAA
- the xerD gene encoding site-specific tyrosine recombinase XerD, with amino-acid sequence MPALDHPLIDQFLDALWLEKGLSDNTRVSYRSDLALFNGWLQEHGVSLPDAGRDLILDHLAWRLDQGYKPRSTARFLSGLRGFFRYLLREQRVAVDPTLLVEMPQLGRPLPKSLSEADVEALLQAPDLSEAIGERDRAMLEVLYACGLRVTELVSLTLDQVNLRQGVLRVMGKGSKERLVPMGEEAVLWVERYLRNGRNDLLNGRPSDVLFPSQRGEQMTRQTFWHRIKHQARVAGIDKPLSPHTLRHAFATHLINHGADLRVVQMLLGHSDLSTTQIYTHVAKARLQQLHAQHHPRG; translated from the coding sequence ATGCCTGCCCTCGACCACCCCCTGATCGACCAGTTTCTCGATGCCCTTTGGCTGGAAAAAGGCCTGTCCGATAACACCCGTGTGTCCTACCGCAGTGACCTGGCGCTGTTCAACGGCTGGTTGCAGGAGCATGGCGTGAGCCTGCCCGACGCGGGCCGTGACTTGATTCTCGACCACTTGGCCTGGCGCCTCGATCAAGGCTACAAACCCCGCTCCACCGCGCGATTTCTCTCTGGCCTGCGTGGCTTCTTTCGCTACCTGCTGCGGGAACAACGGGTAGCAGTCGACCCGACCTTGCTGGTCGAGATGCCGCAACTCGGCCGGCCGTTGCCAAAGTCCTTGTCCGAAGCCGACGTCGAAGCGTTGCTGCAGGCGCCGGACTTGAGCGAAGCCATTGGTGAGCGCGACCGCGCCATGCTCGAAGTCCTTTACGCATGCGGCCTGCGGGTGACCGAACTGGTCAGCCTCACGCTCGATCAGGTCAACCTGCGCCAGGGTGTGCTGCGGGTGATGGGCAAAGGCAGCAAAGAGCGCCTCGTGCCGATGGGTGAGGAGGCGGTGCTGTGGGTGGAGCGCTACCTGCGCAATGGCCGCAACGACCTGCTCAACGGGCGCCCGAGCGATGTGCTGTTTCCCAGCCAGCGCGGCGAACAGATGACCCGGCAAACCTTCTGGCACCGCATCAAGCACCAGGCGCGGGTGGCAGGCATCGACAAACCATTGTCGCCGCATACCCTGCGCCATGCGTTCGCCACCCACCTGATCAACCACGGCGCTGACCTGCGCGTGGTGCAGATGCTGCTGGGCCACAGCGACCTGTCTACCACGCAGATCTATACCCATGTAGCCAAGGCCCGCCTGCAGCAACTGCACGCCCAGCACCACCCGCGTGGATGA
- a CDS encoding cation:proton antiporter: MNEQQILLSVGGIGAAALACQWLAWRLKLPAILFLLLAGITAGPLLGWLDPQALFGPLLMPLVSLAVALILFEGSLTLHLSQWKDIGSVVHRLVTVGALVTWLVIALATHWLLGFDWPLAILFGTLTLVTGPTVIVPMLRVVRPKAAIANILRWEGIMIDPIGALLAVVVYSFIIASADGNGLTQSLITFAGVIFCGSALGAAGGWLLGQIMREQWLPEYLHNLASLAAVLGIFIAANQIVHESGLLAVTVMGMWLANMRGVDVRQILHFKENLSVLLISGLFILLAARLDLNALLGLGPAVLALLLVIQLVARPLNVWLSTLGSSLNWRERTLLAWVAPRGIVAAAVSAIFAIRLHEAGHEGALLLVPLTFAVIIGTVVLQSATARPLARLLKVAEPAPSGFLIVGANEPARAIAKALQQLGCRVLLTDSSWENIRAARMDGLPTYFGNPASQHADAHLDLVGLGHLLGLSPAGEINALACARFRHDFGHSRLFVLASGLEKQRSDKHRAAEEHRGHLLGANPMTYLQMANRLHQGAELYSTNLTEGFDWRAYQDLHGERAHVLFARDGHGWVHVASPDEALAPQPGWTLVALIEPAPQQ, from the coding sequence ATGAACGAACAGCAGATCCTTTTGAGCGTTGGCGGTATCGGCGCTGCCGCCCTCGCCTGCCAATGGCTGGCCTGGCGCCTGAAACTGCCGGCCATCCTGTTTCTGCTACTGGCCGGCATCACCGCTGGCCCATTGCTGGGCTGGCTCGACCCGCAAGCGCTGTTCGGCCCCTTGTTGATGCCGCTGGTGTCACTGGCTGTGGCGCTGATCCTGTTCGAGGGCAGCCTGACACTGCACCTGTCCCAGTGGAAAGACATCGGCAGCGTGGTGCACCGGCTGGTTACCGTCGGCGCGCTGGTCACCTGGCTGGTGATTGCGCTGGCCACACACTGGCTACTGGGGTTTGACTGGCCGCTGGCCATCCTGTTCGGCACCCTGACGCTGGTCACCGGGCCCACGGTGATCGTGCCGATGCTGCGCGTGGTGCGGCCGAAGGCGGCGATCGCCAATATCCTGCGCTGGGAAGGCATCATGATCGACCCCATCGGCGCGCTGCTGGCCGTTGTGGTATACAGCTTCATTATCGCCAGTGCCGACGGCAACGGGCTGACCCAGAGCCTGATCACCTTCGCCGGCGTCATTTTTTGCGGCAGCGCCCTGGGCGCGGCAGGGGGCTGGCTGCTGGGGCAGATCATGCGCGAGCAATGGTTGCCGGAGTACCTGCACAACCTTGCCTCGCTGGCCGCCGTACTGGGCATTTTCATTGCCGCCAATCAGATCGTGCACGAGTCCGGCCTGCTGGCCGTGACGGTGATGGGCATGTGGCTGGCCAACATGCGCGGGGTGGACGTGCGGCAAATCCTGCACTTCAAGGAAAACCTCAGCGTGCTGCTGATTTCCGGCCTGTTCATCCTGCTGGCCGCGCGCCTGGACCTCAACGCCCTGCTCGGCCTGGGCCCGGCGGTGCTGGCGCTGCTGCTGGTGATCCAGCTGGTGGCGCGCCCGCTGAACGTGTGGCTGTCCACGCTGGGTTCGTCGCTGAACTGGCGCGAACGCACGCTGCTGGCCTGGGTTGCCCCACGCGGCATCGTGGCGGCGGCGGTGTCGGCCATTTTTGCCATTCGCTTGCATGAGGCCGGCCACGAGGGCGCCTTGCTGCTGGTGCCGCTGACCTTCGCCGTGATCATCGGCACAGTGGTGCTGCAAAGCGCAACAGCAAGGCCCTTGGCACGGCTGCTGAAAGTCGCGGAACCCGCGCCGAGCGGCTTCCTGATCGTTGGTGCAAACGAACCGGCGCGAGCCATCGCCAAAGCCCTGCAGCAACTGGGCTGCCGCGTGCTGCTCACCGATTCGAGCTGGGAGAACATCCGTGCCGCGCGCATGGACGGGCTGCCCACCTATTTTGGCAACCCTGCCTCGCAGCATGCCGATGCGCATCTGGACCTTGTCGGGCTGGGCCACCTGTTGGGCCTGTCACCTGCCGGGGAAATCAATGCCCTGGCCTGCGCACGCTTTCGCCATGATTTTGGCCACAGCCGCCTGTTCGTGCTGGCCAGCGGCCTTGAAAAACAGCGCAGCGACAAGCACCGGGCCGCCGAAGAGCACCGCGGGCACCTGCTGGGCGCCAACCCGATGACTTACCTGCAGATGGCCAACCGCCTGCATCAAGGGGCCGAACTCTACAGCACCAACCTTACAGAAGGTTTTGACTGGCGTGCCTATCAAGACCTGCATGGCGAGCGCGCGCATGTGCTGTTTGCGCGGGATGGCCATGGCTGGGTGCACGTTGCGAGTCCGGACGAGGCACTTGCCCCGCAGCCTGGCTGGACGTTGGTAGCGCTCATCGAACCCGCGCCACAGCAATAA
- a CDS encoding acyl-CoA thioesterase, which yields MTTTRDQEIQRRTELSVTRVTKAVFPSTTNHHNTLFGGTALAWMDEVSFIAATRFCRLPLVTVSTDRIDFKHPIPAGTIVELVGTVVKVGNTSLQVQVDVFVENMYLDGRERAIHGVFSFVAIDEDKRPVPVLPEA from the coding sequence ATGACCACTACCCGCGATCAGGAAATCCAGCGCCGTACCGAGCTCTCGGTAACCCGCGTGACCAAAGCCGTATTCCCCAGCACCACCAACCACCACAACACCCTGTTCGGCGGCACCGCCCTGGCGTGGATGGACGAAGTGTCGTTCATCGCCGCCACGCGCTTCTGCCGCTTGCCGCTGGTGACCGTGTCCACCGACCGCATCGACTTCAAGCACCCGATCCCGGCGGGCACCATCGTCGAACTGGTGGGGACCGTGGTTAAAGTCGGCAACACCAGCCTGCAGGTGCAGGTGGATGTGTTCGTTGAAAACATGTACCTGGACGGCCGCGAGCGCGCCATCCACGGCGTGTTCAGCTTCGTCGCCATCGACGAGGACAAGCGCCCGGTACCGGTATTGCCCGAGGCCTGA
- the rplS gene encoding 50S ribosomal protein L19, with protein MTNKIIQQLEAEQMSKEIPTFAPGDTIVVQVKVKEGERSRLQAFEGVVIAKRNRGLNSAFTVRKISSGVGVERTFQTYSPQIDSLAVKRRGDVRKAKLYYLRDLSGKAARIKEKLS; from the coding sequence ATGACCAACAAGATCATCCAGCAGCTCGAAGCCGAGCAGATGAGCAAGGAAATCCCGACCTTCGCACCAGGCGACACCATCGTCGTTCAGGTTAAAGTGAAGGAAGGCGAGCGTTCCCGTCTGCAGGCGTTCGAAGGCGTTGTTATCGCCAAGCGTAACCGCGGCCTGAACAGCGCTTTCACCGTGCGCAAAATCTCCAGCGGCGTTGGTGTTGAGCGTACCTTCCAGACCTACAGCCCGCAAATCGACAGCCTGGCCGTGAAACGTCGTGGTGACGTGCGTAAAGCCAAGCTGTACTACCTGCGCGACCTGTCCGGCAAAGCCGCTCGCATCAAGGAAAAACTGTCCTGA
- the trmD gene encoding tRNA (guanosine(37)-N1)-methyltransferase TrmD has protein sequence MGNLRVDVITLFPEMFSAITEYGITSRAVKQGLLQVTCWNPRDYTTDRHHTVDDRPFGGGPGMVMKIKPLEDALVSARQATGASAKVIYLSPQGRKLTQQAVKGLAEQESLILIAGRYEGIDERFIEAHVDEEWSIGDYVLSGGELPAMVLIDAVTRLLPGALGHVDSAEEDSFTDGLLDCPHYTRPEVYADQRVPDVLLSGNHAHIRRWRMKQSLGRTFERRADLLESRSLSGEEKKLLEEYLRERDDS, from the coding sequence ATGGGTAACCTTCGCGTAGACGTCATCACGTTGTTCCCCGAGATGTTCTCGGCCATCACGGAGTACGGCATTACCAGCCGCGCGGTGAAACAGGGGTTGCTTCAGGTGACTTGCTGGAACCCGCGGGACTACACCACAGATCGTCACCACACGGTGGATGATCGGCCGTTTGGCGGTGGTCCGGGCATGGTGATGAAAATCAAGCCTCTGGAAGACGCCCTGGTTAGCGCCAGGCAAGCGACCGGAGCATCGGCAAAGGTCATTTACCTTTCGCCGCAGGGCCGCAAGCTGACTCAGCAGGCGGTCAAAGGCCTGGCCGAACAGGAATCGTTGATCCTGATCGCCGGTCGTTATGAAGGCATCGACGAGCGCTTTATCGAGGCTCATGTCGATGAGGAGTGGTCGATTGGTGACTATGTGCTTTCCGGTGGCGAGCTGCCGGCCATGGTTCTGATCGATGCGGTTACGCGGCTGCTGCCCGGAGCTTTAGGGCATGTGGACTCGGCGGAAGAAGATTCCTTCACCGACGGTCTGCTTGATTGCCCGCACTACACCCGACCCGAGGTGTATGCGGATCAGCGTGTTCCCGACGTGTTGCTAAGTGGCAACCATGCACATATCCGGCGTTGGAGGATGAAGCAGTCCCTTGGTAGGACCTTCGAACGACGCGCCGATCTTCTGGAAAGTCGCTCGCTTTCTGGAGAAGAGAAGAAGCTGCTCGAGGAATATCTCCGCGAGCGGGACGATAGTTAA
- the rimM gene encoding ribosome maturation factor RimM (Essential for efficient processing of 16S rRNA) has translation MNATPEKADDLIVVGKIFSVHGVRGEVKVYSFTDPIENLLDYPRWTLRHEGKVKQVELVNGRGSQKGLVVKLKGLDDRDEARLLSGYEICIARSLLPNLAADEYYWYQLEGLKVINQDEQLFGKVDHLLETGANDVMVVKPCAGSLDDRERLLPYTEQCVLSIDLEAGVMRVEWDADF, from the coding sequence ATGAACGCGACGCCAGAAAAGGCTGACGACCTCATCGTCGTTGGCAAGATTTTTTCGGTTCACGGCGTTCGCGGCGAGGTGAAGGTGTATTCCTTTACCGATCCGATTGAAAACCTGTTGGATTATCCGCGCTGGACGCTTCGGCACGAAGGCAAGGTAAAGCAGGTCGAGCTGGTCAACGGTCGTGGCTCCCAAAAGGGCCTGGTCGTGAAACTGAAAGGCCTCGATGATCGTGATGAAGCCCGTCTTCTGAGCGGTTACGAAATCTGCATTGCGCGGAGCCTTTTGCCCAACCTGGCCGCTGACGAGTACTACTGGTACCAGTTGGAAGGCCTGAAGGTCATCAACCAGGACGAACAATTGTTCGGCAAGGTCGATCACCTGTTGGAGACCGGTGCGAACGATGTAATGGTGGTCAAACCCTGCGCAGGCAGCCTGGATGATCGCGAGCGTTTGTTGCCCTATACGGAGCAATGCGTGCTCAGCATCGACCTGGAAGCAGGCGTGATGCGGGTTGAGTGGGACGCGGACTTCTAA
- the rpsP gene encoding 30S ribosomal protein S16, producing MVTIRLARGGSKKRPFYHLTVTNSRNARDGRFVERVGFFNPIASGAEVKLSVNQERVTYWLSQGAQPSERVAQLLKEAAKAAA from the coding sequence ATGGTAACCATTCGTCTGGCCCGTGGCGGCTCGAAAAAGCGCCCATTCTACCACCTGACCGTGACCAACTCGCGTAACGCCCGTGACGGCCGTTTCGTTGAGCGCGTTGGCTTCTTCAACCCGATCGCATCGGGCGCCGAAGTCAAGCTGTCGGTCAACCAAGAGCGCGTCACCTACTGGCTGAGCCAGGGCGCACAGCCGTCTGAGCGTGTTGCTCAGCTGCTGAAGGAAGCTGCCAAGGCTGCAGCCTGA
- the ffh gene encoding signal recognition particle protein — MFENLTDRLSQTLRHVTGKAKLTEDNIKDTLREVRMALLEADVALPVVKDFVNSVKERAVGTEVSRSLTPGQAFVKIVQAELESLMGAANEDLALNAAPPAVVLMAGLQGAGKTTTAGKLARFLKERKKKSVMVVSADVYRPAAIKQLETLANDIGVTFFPSDISQKPVAIAEAAIREAKLKFIDVVIVDTAGRLHIDADMMDEIKALHAAVKPIETLFVVDAMTGQDAANTAKAFGEALPLTGVVLTKVDGDARGGAALSVRAITGKPIKFIGMGEKTEALEPFHPDRVASRILGMGDVLSLIEQAEQTIDKAKADKLAKKLKKGKGFDLEDFRDQLQQMKNMGGLGGLMDKLPSIGGVNLSQMGNAQGAAEKQFKQMEAIINSMTPAERRDPDLISGSRKRRIALGSGTQVQDIGRLIKQHKQMQKMMKKFSAKGGMAKMMRGLGGMLPGGGMPKL, encoded by the coding sequence ATGTTCGAAAACCTGACCGACCGCCTGTCACAGACGCTGCGCCATGTCACCGGCAAGGCCAAGCTGACTGAAGACAACATCAAGGACACGTTGCGCGAAGTGCGCATGGCCCTGCTCGAAGCCGACGTTGCCCTGCCGGTGGTCAAGGATTTCGTCAACAGCGTCAAGGAGCGTGCGGTCGGCACCGAGGTGTCGCGCAGCCTGACGCCGGGCCAGGCGTTCGTGAAGATTGTCCAGGCCGAGCTGGAAAGCCTGATGGGCGCGGCCAACGAAGACCTCGCGCTGAACGCGGCGCCACCTGCCGTGGTGCTGATGGCTGGCTTGCAGGGTGCGGGTAAGACCACCACCGCCGGCAAGCTCGCGCGCTTCCTTAAAGAGCGCAAGAAAAAGAGCGTGATGGTGGTGTCGGCCGACGTCTACCGCCCGGCGGCAATCAAACAGCTGGAAACCCTGGCCAACGACATCGGCGTCACCTTCTTCCCGTCCGATATCAGCCAGAAGCCGGTGGCCATCGCTGAAGCGGCCATCCGCGAAGCCAAGCTCAAGTTCATCGACGTGGTCATCGTCGACACCGCCGGCCGTCTGCACATCGACGCCGACATGATGGACGAGATCAAGGCCCTGCACGCCGCGGTCAAGCCGATCGAAACCCTGTTCGTGGTTGACGCCATGACCGGCCAGGACGCCGCCAACACCGCCAAGGCCTTTGGCGAAGCCCTGCCGCTGACCGGCGTGGTGCTGACCAAGGTCGACGGTGATGCCCGTGGCGGTGCCGCGCTGTCGGTGCGCGCCATCACCGGCAAGCCGATCAAGTTCATCGGTATGGGCGAGAAGACCGAAGCGCTGGAGCCGTTCCACCCGGACCGCGTCGCTTCGCGCATCCTCGGCATGGGTGACGTGCTCAGCCTGATCGAGCAGGCCGAGCAGACCATCGACAAGGCCAAGGCCGACAAGCTGGCCAAGAAGCTGAAGAAGGGCAAGGGCTTCGACCTCGAAGACTTCCGCGACCAGCTGCAGCAGATGAAGAACATGGGCGGCCTGGGCGGCCTGATGGACAAGTTGCCAAGCATCGGTGGGGTCAACCTGTCGCAGATGGGCAACGCCCAGGGCGCCGCCGAGAAGCAGTTCAAGCAGATGGAAGCGATCATCAACTCCATGACCCCGGCCGAGCGCCGCGACCCTGACCTGATCAGCGGTTCGCGCAAGCGCCGCATCGCCTTGGGTTCGGGCACTCAGGTGCAGGACATCGGCCGCTTGATCAAGCAGCACAAGCAGATGCAGAAGATGATGAAGAAATTCTCCGCCAAGGGCGGCATGGCCAAGATGATGCGTGGCCTTGGCGGGATGCTGCCAGGCGGCGGCATGCCGAAGCTGTAA
- a CDS encoding cytochrome C assembly family protein translates to MVSSPSLIPNLIAAGLYIAATVYQGSYLAQGRKADKRLLSLLGALAVVAQAGALFFQLITPLGLSLDFFSAASLIAVAVIALTLIACLRIPVENLLVLLFPLGAVTALLAQFAPPGTVPLINEEPGILAHILLSILAYGLFTIAVFQSLLLLLQDRQLKNKHPSGLIRNFPPLQTMESLLFGFLWAGWCLLSLSLLSGWLFLDNLFAQHLVHKTLLACVAWVVFSVLLWGRTRLGWRGHKAIRWTLAGFCLLMLAYFGSKLVREFILHI, encoded by the coding sequence ATGGTTTCCTCTCCCAGCCTCATCCCTAACCTGATCGCCGCCGGCCTTTATATAGCAGCCACCGTCTATCAGGGTTCTTACCTGGCCCAGGGTCGCAAAGCCGACAAGCGGCTGCTGAGCCTGCTCGGCGCCCTTGCCGTGGTCGCGCAGGCCGGTGCGCTGTTCTTCCAGCTGATTACCCCGCTGGGCCTGAGCCTGGATTTCTTCAGTGCCGCCAGCCTGATCGCAGTGGCCGTGATCGCCCTGACCCTGATCGCCTGCCTGCGCATCCCGGTGGAAAACCTGCTGGTGCTGCTGTTCCCGCTCGGCGCGGTAACCGCCTTGCTGGCACAGTTCGCCCCGCCCGGCACGGTCCCGTTGATCAACGAAGAGCCGGGCATCCTGGCGCATATCCTGCTGTCGATCCTGGCCTACGGCCTGTTCACCATTGCCGTGTTCCAGTCGCTGCTGTTACTGCTGCAGGACCGCCAGCTTAAGAACAAGCACCCGTCGGGCCTGATTCGCAACTTCCCGCCGCTGCAGACCATGGAAAGCCTATTGTTCGGCTTCCTCTGGGCCGGCTGGTGCCTGCTGTCGCTGTCGCTGCTGTCGGGCTGGCTGTTCCTGGACAACCTGTTCGCCCAGCACCTGGTGCATAAAACCTTGCTGGCCTGTGTGGCCTGGGTGGTGTTCAGTGTGCTGTTGTGGGGCCGCACCCGCCTGGGTTGGCGCGGCCACAAGGCCATCCGCTGGACACTGGCCGGTTTTTGCCTGTTGATGCTGGCTTATTTCGGCAGCAAGCTGGTTCGCGAATTCATCCTGCATATCTGA
- a CDS encoding transporter associated domain-containing protein: MDNLPYAPLLGTLALALLWSALFTAVDAARLQLNGSLRANDDGQAPLPAQALVLCASLGKLLVLGLACLIGQRYNGEHGFWLAGLAATFALLIFAEYLPRRLARRNPLAFVSLGASLLKLPLALLQPLAYLLDGCAKLLLRPFRVQPTAVALHPQEDDDYDEDDAPEPQRLGLLDGLQSLDKITVNDILVPRNEVDGINLDDPIERIIEQLIVSRHTRLPVYHNDINQVEAILNTKLISHLLPKAELTLEKLHGACYEPYFVPESTPLHMQLLNFHKQQRRLGVVVDEYGEVLGIVTLEDILEEIVGEFEEEHSLDNPHVHPQPDGTFVIEGTASLREINRTLGWHLPCDGGPKTLNGLVTEALESIPESAVCLKIGRYRLEILETEDNCASKVLVWTVTR, translated from the coding sequence ATGGACAACCTGCCGTACGCACCGCTACTCGGCACTCTGGCACTGGCGCTGCTGTGGTCAGCGCTGTTCACGGCAGTGGATGCCGCCCGCCTGCAGCTCAACGGTTCGTTGCGCGCCAATGACGACGGGCAAGCGCCCCTCCCCGCCCAGGCCCTGGTGCTGTGCGCCAGCCTGGGCAAGCTGCTGGTGCTGGGCCTGGCCTGCCTGATCGGGCAGCGCTACAACGGCGAACACGGCTTCTGGCTGGCGGGCCTGGCCGCAACGTTCGCACTGCTGATTTTTGCAGAGTACCTGCCGCGACGCCTTGCCCGGCGCAATCCGCTGGCCTTCGTCAGCCTGGGGGCAAGCCTGCTCAAGTTGCCGCTGGCATTGCTGCAGCCGCTGGCCTACTTGCTCGACGGCTGCGCCAAGCTGTTGCTGCGGCCGTTCCGTGTGCAACCCACGGCCGTGGCCCTGCACCCGCAGGAAGATGACGATTACGACGAGGACGACGCCCCCGAGCCCCAGCGCCTAGGCTTGCTGGACGGCCTGCAGTCGCTGGACAAGATCACGGTCAACGACATCCTTGTGCCACGCAACGAGGTAGACGGCATTAACCTGGACGACCCGATCGAGCGCATCATCGAGCAGCTGATCGTCAGCCGCCACACGCGCCTGCCGGTGTACCACAACGACATCAACCAGGTTGAAGCGATCCTCAACACCAAGCTCATCAGCCACCTGTTGCCCAAGGCCGAGCTGACCCTCGAAAAACTCCACGGCGCCTGCTACGAACCCTACTTCGTCCCGGAAAGCACCCCGCTGCACATGCAGTTGCTGAACTTCCACAAACAACAGCGCCGCCTTGGCGTGGTGGTGGACGAGTATGGCGAAGTGCTGGGTATCGTCACCCTGGAAGACATCCTCGAAGAAATCGTCGGCGAGTTCGAAGAAGAGCACAGCCTGGACAACCCCCATGTGCACCCGCAGCCCGACGGCACTTTCGTCATCGAGGGCACCGCTTCGCTACGCGAAATCAACCGCACCCTGGGCTGGCACCTGCCCTGCGACGGCGGGCCAAAAACCCTTAACGGCCTGGTGACCGAAGCGCTCGAAAGCATCCCTGAAAGCGCCGTGTGCCTGAAAATCGGCCGCTATCGGCTGGAAATCCTCGAAACCGAGGACAATTGCGCCAGCAAGGTACTGGTGTGGACCGTGACCCGATAG